In one window of Oncorhynchus gorbuscha isolate QuinsamMale2020 ecotype Even-year linkage group LG23, OgorEven_v1.0, whole genome shotgun sequence DNA:
- the LOC124011676 gene encoding phospholipid scramblase 2-like, which yields MASKGHGDTDSGRLPPAYSKEVPPGHNAVYPVPTVVPPPPSYLTPSAPPVHMMMSASLGPLNAVYPAPTNPGFPPPGYVTPSAPPMMPAPFGHPNAVYPAPTNPGIPPVPPGYVPPPVPAMMPAPPPDLRPTGCPPGLEYLIHVDQLLVHQTFHLAELLGWEVRNSYNVKNSVGQQVFLAEEENNCCTLQCFGPSRPFTFHIQDNLGQEVLTLTRPLACSYCCFPCCLQDLEVQSPPGIPIGYVVQECHPFLPKLTVLNERRQPQLRIKGPLFFCSCCRDVTFEVKTLDDSMLIGHISKQWSGFLREVYTDSDHFGIVFPMDLDVKMKAVLLGACFLIDFLYFEERKGDKKH from the coding sequence ATGGCCTCCAAAGGACATGGCGACACCGACTCAGGGCGGTTACCCCCAGCTTACTCCAAAGAGGTGCCGCCTGGTCACAATGCTGTGTACCCAGTGCCCACCGTGGTGCCACCACCCCCAAGCTACCTGACACCTTCAGCCCCACCGGTTCATATGATGATGTCTGCCTCTCTCGGACCACTCAATGCTGTCTACCCAGCTCCCACAAACCCTGGATTCCCACCCCCTGGATACGTGACCCCTTCTGCTCCTCCGATGATGCCTGCCCCTTTCGGACACCCTAATGCTGTCTACCCCGCGCCCACGAACCCCGGAATCCCGCCAGTACCCCCAGGCTACGTGCCCCCTCCGGTCCCTGCGATGATGCCTGCCCCTCCGCCTGATCTCCGACCCACCGGCTGCCCCCCAGGACTGGAATACCTGATTCATGTCGACCAGCTTCTCGTCCATCAGACTTTTCATCTGGCCGAACTGCTGGGTTGGGAGGTTAGAAATTCCTACAATGTGAAGAACAGCGTCGGGCAACAAGTGTTTCTGGCGGAAGAGGAGAACAACTGCTGCACCCTACAGTGCTTTGGCCCCAGCCGACCTTTCACCTTTCACATCCAGGACAACCTGGGGCAGGAGGTGTTGACCCTGACGCGCCCTCTTGCGTGCAGCTACTGCTGCTTCCCCTGCTGCCTGCAAGACCTGGAGGTGCAGAGTCCCCCCGGTATTCCCATAGGGTATGTGGTGCAGGAGTGTCACCCATTCCTGCCCAAACTCACTGTGCTGAACGAGAGGAGGCAGCCTCAGCTGAGGATCAAAGGGCCGCTGTTTTTCTGTAGTTGTTGCAGAGACGTCACATTTGAGGTGAAGACTCTGGATGACTCAATGTTGATAGGGCACATCAGTAAGCAGTGGTCTGGCTTCCTGCGCGAAGTCTACACGGACTCAGATCATTTTGGAATCGTGTTCCCAATGGACCTGGATGTGAAGATGAAGGCTGTGCTGCTGGGAGCCTGCTTCCTGATCGATTTCCTGTATtttgaggaaaggaaaggagacaagAAACATTGA